A region of Salvia splendens isolate huo1 chromosome 17, SspV2, whole genome shotgun sequence DNA encodes the following proteins:
- the LOC121774345 gene encoding uncharacterized protein LOC121774345: MLIEQLPTSSSSSDAGTKSGDRETSSKARQENLNPSTPTTASPQTSTATPRPEVDKEALRRLYKILRSIPSKMDIATVYATVKARLGISLSKDKATTSTSQNPSRNPPSTSQAQAPLRTPEPTPVVLLVQYSGDDSEEEGAQPAATPAAETKLVPQPHAEGTTVPNAPTPPSGGASNSPTLLRPTQPIEVVNIDDDSMEDFLPPPAKYYNKGRQNGPSFLMQRMNRSRRGRRSRCAAGRA, from the coding sequence ATGTTGATCGAGCAACTCCCaacttcatcttcatcctccgATGCCGGCACCAAGAGTGGTGACCGAGAAACTTCATCCAAGGCTCGTCAAGAAAATCTTAACCCTTCTACTCCAACCACCGCTTCACCACAAACCAGCACTGCCACTCCACGTCCAGAAGTGGATAAAGAGGCTCTAAGGCGCCTCTATAAAATCCTCCGGAGTATACCCTCCAAGATGGATATCGCGACGGTTTACGCCACCGTAAAAGCCCGACTTGGAATATCCCTGTCGAAGGACAAAGCCACAACCTCCACCTCCCAAAATCCTTCCCGAAACCCTCCATCTACTTCCCAAGCACAAGCCCCCCTTCGCACCCCTGAACCTACACCCGTCGTCCTCTTGGTGCAGTACAGTGGGGACGATTCTGAGGAAGAAGGGGCTCAACCGGCCGCCACTCCAGCCGCCGAAACAAAACTCGTGCCGCAACCACATGCAGAGGGCACAACTGTTCCCAACGCTCCGACACCACCAAGTGGTGGAGCCTCCAACTCCCCTACTCTCCTAAGGCCGACACAACCGATCGAGGTTGTGAACATTGACGACGACTCTATGGAGGACTTTCTGCCTCCCCCAGCGAAATACTACAACAAAGGGAGGCAGAATGGACCTTCATTCCTCATGCAGAGGATGAATCGGTCCCGAAGAGGGAGGAGAAGCCGCTGCGCCGCAGGACGCGCATAA